In Syntrophotaleaceae bacterium, a genomic segment contains:
- the wtpA gene encoding tungstate ABC transporter substrate-binding protein WtpA — MYRCLSFICFLLLIGFLFPGSLLAEPAGKLIIFHAGSLTVPFAEMEKEFEARFPKVDIQREMGGSTRIARLISEVGKPADLMAAADYQVIDKSLIPSHARINIRFATNEVVLAYNDRSRHASEFSSDTWYDILGRKGVVWGHSDPNVDPGGYRALMAMQLAEKYYRRPGLYEKLLANRPKQNLRDKAVSLTSLLQNGEMDYIWTYRSLALQHNLKFISIDEHLNLAVPENNSFYRQATVRVTGEKPGTYLDRIGEYCAYGIALLENAPNREAAEAFLAYLIDPQGGLAILDKHGQPPFIPAWVPTQEMKNLLPASLQKMVVVR, encoded by the coding sequence ATGTATCGGTGCTTGTCTTTCATCTGTTTCCTGCTGCTGATCGGTTTTCTTTTTCCCGGCTCCCTTCTTGCCGAGCCGGCAGGGAAGCTGATTATCTTTCACGCCGGCAGTCTTACCGTCCCCTTCGCCGAAATGGAGAAGGAGTTCGAGGCCCGTTTTCCCAAGGTCGACATTCAGCGGGAGATGGGGGGAAGCACACGGATCGCCCGGTTGATTTCAGAGGTCGGCAAACCGGCCGATCTGATGGCGGCGGCCGACTATCAGGTCATCGACAAAAGCCTCATTCCCAGCCATGCCAGAATCAACATCCGCTTTGCTACAAACGAGGTGGTGCTGGCCTATAACGATCGGAGCCGCCACGCCAGCGAATTCAGTTCCGACACCTGGTATGACATCCTGGGCCGAAAGGGGGTCGTGTGGGGGCACTCCGACCCCAATGTCGATCCCGGCGGATACCGGGCCCTCATGGCCATGCAGCTCGCCGAAAAATATTACCGGCGGCCGGGTCTCTACGAAAAGCTTCTCGCCAACCGTCCCAAGCAAAACCTGCGGGACAAGGCGGTCAGTCTGACCTCCCTGCTTCAGAACGGAGAGATGGATTATATCTGGACCTACCGGTCCCTCGCCCTCCAGCATAATCTGAAATTCATTTCCATCGATGAGCATCTCAACCTGGCCGTGCCCGAAAACAATTCCTTTTATCGGCAGGCGACTGTCCGGGTGACCGGGGAAAAACCGGGCACCTACCTGGATCGCATCGGTGAATATTGCGCCTACGGCATCGCCCTTCTTGAAAATGCGCCGAATCGTGAAGCTGCGGAAGCCTTCCTGGCCTACCTGATCGATCCCCAGGGGGGGCTAGCCATCCTCGACAAACACGGTCAGCCGCCGTTCATCCCGGCCTGGGTTCCCACTCAGGAGATGAAGAATCTGCTTCCCGCTTCACTGCAGAAAATGGTGGTGGTGAGATAG
- a CDS encoding aspartate aminotransferase family protein, which yields MDIQSLVRARLNETYELHRRYINPQFVRVLEVIGFNRNYTTAKGARLTDAHGRDVLDFLAGFGVFNIGRNHPFVAQVLHEMLDSNPANLVQMDLGGISGLLAEALAKITPGDLEAVFFTNSGAESVEGALKFARQATRRYKMVHCDHAFHGLTLGALSVNGNREFRERNEPLLPGCIQIPFNDLPALEKALSGGDVAAFIFEPIQGKGVFVPDDDYLPGARKLCDKYGTLMIADEVQTGFGRTGRMFAVDHWGVVPDIMTLSKALSGGFIPVGAVIARREIHSRVFDSMDRCFAHSNTFGQNDLAMAAGLATLHVLEQENLAARAAELGQYIIDGLREKVGRYELFQEVRGKGLMIGMQFGEPKSLALKTGWKLVHKMNEDLFGQMITMPLLEKHHILSQVAGHGLDTVKILPPLMIDRADADCFLDAMEAVLKDVHRFPGSAWETTSKLAVRSFKRS from the coding sequence ATGGACATCCAATCATTGGTCAGAGCCCGGCTTAATGAAACCTACGAGCTGCATCGCCGCTACATCAATCCCCAGTTTGTCCGCGTACTCGAAGTCATCGGTTTCAACCGTAACTACACTACCGCCAAGGGAGCGCGTTTGACCGACGCCCATGGCCGGGACGTGCTCGACTTTCTCGCCGGATTCGGCGTTTTCAACATCGGCCGCAATCATCCCTTCGTCGCCCAGGTGCTGCATGAGATGCTGGACAGCAATCCTGCCAATCTGGTGCAGATGGATCTCGGGGGCATCTCGGGGTTGCTGGCCGAGGCGCTGGCGAAGATCACCCCCGGAGACCTGGAGGCGGTTTTCTTCACCAACTCGGGAGCCGAGAGCGTCGAAGGGGCTCTCAAGTTCGCCCGCCAGGCGACCCGTCGCTACAAGATGGTCCACTGTGATCACGCCTTCCACGGGCTGACCCTGGGAGCTCTCTCCGTCAACGGCAATCGCGAGTTCCGGGAGCGGAACGAGCCGCTCCTGCCCGGCTGCATCCAGATCCCTTTCAATGATCTGCCGGCCCTGGAGAAGGCCCTCTCCGGTGGCGACGTGGCGGCCTTCATCTTCGAGCCGATCCAGGGCAAGGGGGTTTTTGTCCCGGACGACGATTACCTGCCCGGGGCTCGGAAACTGTGCGACAAGTACGGCACCCTGATGATCGCCGACGAGGTGCAGACCGGCTTCGGCCGCACCGGACGGATGTTCGCCGTCGATCACTGGGGGGTGGTGCCCGACATCATGACCCTGTCCAAGGCCCTGTCGGGCGGGTTTATCCCTGTTGGAGCCGTCATCGCCCGTCGCGAGATCCATTCCAGGGTATTCGACAGCATGGATCGCTGCTTTGCCCATTCCAACACCTTCGGTCAGAACGATCTGGCCATGGCCGCGGGCCTGGCCACCCTCCACGTTCTCGAGCAGGAAAACCTGGCCGCCCGTGCCGCAGAGTTGGGCCAGTACATCATCGACGGCCTGAGGGAAAAGGTCGGCCGCTACGAATTGTTCCAAGAAGTGCGCGGTAAGGGGCTGATGATCGGCATGCAGTTCGGCGAACCCAAATCCCTGGCCCTGAAGACCGGCTGGAAACTGGTGCATAAGATGAATGAGGATCTCTTCGGCCAGATGATTACCATGCCTCTGCTGGAAAAGCATCACATCCTGTCCCAGGTGGCCGGACATGGGCTGGATACGGTCAAGATTCTGCCGCCGCTGATGATCGATCGGGCGGATGCCGACTGTTTTCTCGACGCCATGGAGGCGGTGCTCAAGGACGTTCACCGGTTCCCGGGTTCCGCCTGGGAAACCACCAGCAAACTCGCCGTACGCTCCTTCAAACGCTCATGA
- a CDS encoding ABC transporter ATP-binding protein: MIRLEDVSVVFPGFAVRNISLHIATGEFFALLGPTGAGKSIILEAIAGLVRVTSGRVQVAGREVTHLPPEKRRIGIVYQDYSLFPHLSVIDNIRFGLRYFQQDEKDSEARVERLIGMLDLERIRQRKPLHLSGGEKQRVALARALSVNPSVVLLDEPLSALDPGFREDLRQMLKKLHQELGMTFLMVTHDFEETLCLADRVALIRQGQLEQVGTAEEIFHRPQTPFAAGFVGMKNIFPASMSGERIEFCGLSFPMPSGPLTAFRHAALRPEAISLGIGEDFSSDHLACPGVISRIVNLGFVHEVSVRCGEGEFRTYLDRKNLLQSGFLEGQKVYLGFDPGDLHLF, from the coding sequence ATGATCCGGTTGGAGGACGTATCGGTGGTTTTTCCGGGGTTCGCAGTGCGGAACATCTCTCTGCATATCGCGACCGGCGAGTTTTTCGCGCTGCTGGGACCTACCGGCGCCGGCAAGAGCATCATCCTTGAAGCGATTGCCGGACTGGTGCGGGTGACCAGCGGACGTGTTCAGGTGGCCGGCCGGGAGGTGACCCATCTGCCCCCCGAAAAGCGGCGTATCGGTATCGTCTACCAGGATTACTCTCTTTTCCCCCATCTGTCGGTGATCGACAATATCCGTTTCGGATTGCGCTACTTTCAACAGGATGAGAAGGACAGCGAGGCCAGAGTGGAACGGCTGATCGGGATGCTGGATCTGGAGCGGATCAGACAGCGTAAACCCCTGCATCTCAGCGGGGGGGAAAAACAGCGGGTAGCCCTGGCCCGCGCCCTGAGCGTCAACCCTTCGGTGGTGCTGCTGGACGAGCCCCTTTCGGCACTGGACCCGGGTTTTCGGGAGGACTTGCGCCAGATGCTGAAAAAACTCCATCAGGAGTTGGGAATGACCTTTCTGATGGTCACCCATGATTTTGAAGAAACCCTCTGTCTGGCCGACCGGGTCGCCCTGATCCGCCAGGGACAACTGGAACAGGTCGGCACCGCCGAGGAAATTTTCCATCGCCCCCAAACCCCCTTCGCCGCAGGATTTGTCGGCATGAAGAATATCTTCCCGGCCAGCATGTCAGGGGAGCGTATCGAATTCTGCGGTCTCAGCTTTCCGATGCCTTCAGGCCCTCTTACCGCATTCCGGCACGCCGCCCTGCGTCCGGAAGCCATTTCCCTCGGGATCGGCGAAGATTTTTCCAGCGATCACCTGGCCTGCCCCGGAGTGATCAGCCGGATCGTCAACCTGGGGTTTGTCCACGAAGTCAGCGTGCGTTGCGGTGAGGGTGAGTTCAGAACCTATCTCGATCGGAAGAACCTGCTCCAATCGGGTTTCCTTGAAGGACAGAAGGTTTACCTCGGCTTCGATCCCGGGGACCTGCATCTGTTTTAA
- the hpnH gene encoding adenosyl-hopene transferase HpnH codes for MGVPAIQKARLGAYIFKQLLSGNRRFPLVLMLEPLFQCNLRCRGCGKIAHPPEIMRKRMTVEQCVAASDECGAPIVSIPGGEPLMHPEIHLIAMELIKRKRFVYLCTNALLVKKRIDQFAPSPYLTFNIHLDGFGEKHDALVCRKGVFRSAVEAIRLLVARGFRVTTNTTFFGDETPESASRFLDFLTSLGVEGMTVAPAFNYESAEEKDNFLGRDGTYSLFRKIFAMGKGRGWCFNHSGLYLDFLAGNQKYPCAPWGNPTVNIFGWQRPCYLLNDGYAASYRELMEETDWSRYGTEADTRCRDCMVHSGFEPTAVLDTALHPWKGLTVFMRQMVRG; via the coding sequence TTGGGGGTTCCTGCTATTCAGAAGGCGCGTCTTGGCGCCTACATCTTCAAGCAACTGCTGTCAGGTAATCGTCGTTTCCCTCTGGTACTCATGCTCGAGCCCCTTTTTCAGTGCAATCTGCGCTGCAGGGGGTGCGGCAAGATCGCCCATCCGCCTGAAATCATGCGCAAGCGGATGACGGTGGAGCAGTGCGTGGCGGCTTCCGACGAATGCGGGGCGCCGATCGTCTCCATTCCGGGAGGCGAGCCGCTGATGCATCCGGAGATTCACCTGATCGCTATGGAGTTGATCAAGCGCAAACGTTTTGTCTACCTCTGCACCAACGCGCTGCTGGTCAAGAAAAGAATCGACCAGTTCGCTCCTTCCCCCTATCTGACCTTCAATATCCACCTTGACGGATTCGGCGAGAAGCACGACGCCCTGGTCTGCCGGAAAGGCGTGTTCCGAAGCGCTGTTGAAGCCATCCGTCTGCTCGTGGCCCGCGGCTTCCGGGTGACCACCAACACCACCTTTTTCGGAGACGAAACGCCCGAAAGCGCTTCCCGCTTCCTCGATTTTCTCACCTCCCTCGGCGTCGAGGGAATGACCGTAGCACCGGCCTTTAACTATGAATCCGCCGAAGAGAAAGACAATTTTCTTGGCCGGGACGGCACTTACTCCCTGTTCCGCAAAATCTTTGCAATGGGGAAGGGCCGGGGCTGGTGTTTCAACCACAGCGGCCTCTATCTCGATTTTCTGGCAGGCAATCAGAAGTACCCCTGCGCTCCCTGGGGGAATCCGACGGTCAACATTTTCGGATGGCAGCGCCCTTGCTACTTGCTCAACGACGGCTATGCGGCCAGTTACCGTGAGCTGATGGAAGAGACCGACTGGTCCCGGTATGGCACCGAAGCCGATACCCGCTGCCGGGACTGCATGGTTCACTCCGGTTTCGAACCAACCGCAGTCCTCGACACCGCCCTCCATCCCTGGAAAGGGCTGACAGTGTTTATGCGGCAGATGGTTAGGGGGTGA
- a CDS encoding PhnD/SsuA/transferrin family substrate-binding protein, whose protein sequence is MGMLKITMIVLLLLMPAWSPATPGDLDFFVIQPGQPGSAEEARPVMSALADYLERQLKGETAVEGAYFNMTEEALEALKPKVPTWGIVSLGFFIEYGARLDMYPIASTRPGGKSHERWYLLVARGGPQSWQQVAGTVLGTMLYQPQSAARLMFAVEPDKLPFALEGTSSPLRALRDVARGQAAGVILDYSQYQALQALPLFKDLEVITRSEPLPTAPVVSFGPPGERERRISEILQQMKQDPAAQNLLQLLQTDGFGPPDPGLGSYVGNGKK, encoded by the coding sequence ATGGGAATGCTGAAAATCACCATGATCGTTCTGCTGCTCCTGATGCCCGCATGGTCCCCGGCCACGCCCGGAGATCTCGATTTCTTCGTTATTCAGCCCGGCCAGCCGGGGAGCGCCGAGGAGGCCCGGCCGGTGATGAGCGCACTGGCCGATTACCTGGAACGGCAGCTTAAAGGCGAAACGGCGGTGGAAGGCGCCTACTTCAACATGACCGAGGAGGCCCTCGAAGCCCTGAAACCCAAGGTGCCGACCTGGGGAATCGTCAGTCTCGGGTTTTTCATCGAGTACGGAGCCCGCCTCGACATGTACCCCATCGCCTCCACCCGTCCGGGAGGCAAATCCCATGAACGCTGGTACCTGCTGGTTGCCAGGGGAGGACCGCAATCCTGGCAGCAGGTGGCGGGAACTGTCCTGGGAACCATGCTGTACCAGCCGCAAAGCGCCGCGCGCCTGATGTTCGCGGTCGAGCCGGACAAACTCCCCTTTGCCCTTGAAGGGACCTCCAGCCCATTGCGGGCTCTGCGTGACGTGGCCCGGGGACAAGCAGCCGGAGTTATTTTGGACTATTCCCAATACCAGGCCTTGCAGGCATTGCCTCTGTTCAAGGATCTGGAAGTCATCACCCGGTCTGAGCCCCTGCCGACCGCTCCTGTCGTTTCTTTCGGGCCCCCGGGCGAAAGGGAGCGGAGGATATCCGAGATTCTTCAGCAGATGAAACAGGACCCCGCAGCCCAAAACCTGCTGCAACTGCTGCAGACAGACGGGTTCGGACCTCCCGACCCGGGACTGGGGAGTTATGTCGGCAACGGTAAAAAATAG
- a CDS encoding peptidylprolyl isomerase, producing the protein MSEAIKAGDTIAVNYTGKFEDGTVFDSSEGKQPLKFTVGSGQLIKGFDEAVVGMKEGDKTTVTLPPEQAYGVRQEGMVIDIPRAQIPEDMKIEVGMRLHLRDPNGNPVPAVVSEINDEAVKMDANHPMAGKTLIFDIEIAATGLKSDPPECGDTGGGHKCTGCGKH; encoded by the coding sequence ATGTCTGAAGCAATCAAAGCAGGCGATACCATTGCCGTCAATTACACCGGTAAATTCGAGGATGGCACGGTCTTCGACAGCTCCGAGGGGAAACAGCCCCTTAAATTCACTGTAGGATCGGGCCAGTTGATCAAGGGTTTCGATGAAGCGGTAGTCGGTATGAAAGAGGGGGACAAGACCACCGTCACCCTTCCTCCCGAGCAGGCCTACGGTGTTCGCCAGGAAGGGATGGTCATCGATATCCCCCGCGCCCAAATTCCTGAGGACATGAAAATCGAGGTCGGAATGCGCCTGCATCTCCGCGATCCCAACGGCAATCCTGTCCCGGCCGTGGTCAGCGAAATCAACGACGAGGCGGTCAAGATGGACGCCAACCACCCAATGGCCGGCAAAACATTGATCTTCGACATCGAAATCGCGGCCACCGGCTTGAAATCCGACCCCCCTGAATGCGGCGATACCGGCGGCGGCCACAAATGCACCGGTTGCGGCAAGCACTGA
- a CDS encoding MMPL family transporter, producing MTFLSRLQNRCLEGIWRLVHGRPRSLVAAALLLTLVATLAAVFFLHLDADQDKLVSAELPFQRRYLENLRNFGDQEFLYVVIEVDGTEQQHDLAKQFADRLAQRLQVHGDLIRSIYYRITPEDLGRQLLYYTSVKEAEELAEAVRLLGPSAAGWLQEGDLADLFGLMAGLFGGEGQSAGGMDPALFGPTLDKLGDFLRQVEKARSGQETEGPRFDLTDEGTRYFFSENNRFLIMQLLPAKDFGTMDVIAAPLALVREALNETRKEFPSIQAGLTGRPVLQADEMRTTNTDMTRASLISAVVVGLLFVAVLHGILRPVLVMACLGMAIAWTFGFTTVTVGSLNLLSIVFALVLVGIGVDFGVHIVLRYVEERKEGHDVESSVRTALLQTGPGVIVGAVTSVCAFYAVLGSDFTGLAELGLIGGTGILHCLLVMLTVLPALLLMAGRKKLFPESAPRLSALPWLEKVSDRPVFLLAVLAVITLALAPGLTKTRFSYNLLELQAEGLESVDYEKRLIEASGESTWFAVSVADSLEKTAELRQRYLSLPTVGEVESLLDLLPDDQSRKQELFAAAADSIQPLPAEIGEIPPPGADALTGSLRRLETALEDLEEKLFAAGAGDELAALGDILATIDEIAENLAAEPASAARLASLQQNTRREVGELLDDLHSWLSTPPVEPGDLPASLRDLYIGRNGRMQVKIIPKENVWGFENLKEFVQDLRRVDPEVSGVPINVLESAQLMRRTFLYAAAMTLVLVTILLAVNTRSLREVLLTLLPLGVGLVWLLSLMGWLGLEFNLANFFGIPILIAIGVDGGVHFLARWKELPGGRLFSTSTPMAVSLSFATTAIGFGGLLLAHHRGLASLGGILVIGSLSCMLSCLLVLPAVLKLNRRGDS from the coding sequence ATGACTTTCCTGTCCCGCTTACAGAACAGATGTCTCGAGGGCATCTGGCGGCTGGTGCATGGGCGACCCCGCTCCCTGGTGGCGGCTGCGCTGCTGCTCACCCTGGTAGCCACTCTGGCCGCCGTATTTTTCCTTCATCTGGATGCCGACCAGGACAAACTGGTTTCGGCGGAACTCCCCTTCCAACGGCGTTATCTGGAAAACCTGCGGAATTTCGGCGACCAGGAATTTCTGTATGTGGTCATCGAGGTCGACGGGACCGAGCAGCAACATGATTTGGCGAAACAGTTCGCGGACCGATTGGCGCAGCGCCTGCAGGTCCATGGGGATCTGATTCGCAGCATTTATTATCGCATCACACCGGAAGATCTGGGTCGCCAGCTTCTTTATTATACGAGCGTGAAGGAGGCGGAAGAGCTGGCGGAAGCCGTCAGGCTGCTGGGACCGTCCGCTGCCGGCTGGCTCCAGGAGGGCGATCTCGCCGATCTTTTCGGGCTGATGGCCGGCCTGTTCGGCGGGGAGGGACAGTCTGCCGGGGGAATGGACCCGGCGCTTTTCGGCCCGACACTGGACAAGCTGGGAGATTTTCTGCGGCAGGTTGAAAAGGCTCGCTCCGGTCAGGAGACTGAAGGGCCGCGGTTCGATCTCACGGATGAGGGGACCCGGTATTTCTTTTCAGAGAACAACCGGTTTCTGATCATGCAGCTGTTGCCGGCCAAGGACTTCGGCACCATGGACGTGATCGCCGCGCCCCTGGCCCTGGTTCGCGAGGCACTGAACGAAACCCGCAAGGAGTTTCCCTCGATCCAGGCCGGGCTCACCGGACGTCCCGTTCTGCAGGCGGATGAGATGCGTACCACCAATACCGATATGACCCGGGCCTCCCTGATTTCCGCGGTTGTGGTCGGTCTTCTGTTCGTGGCCGTGCTCCACGGCATTCTCCGCCCTGTACTGGTCATGGCCTGCCTCGGTATGGCCATCGCCTGGACATTCGGTTTCACCACCGTCACAGTGGGATCGCTCAACCTGCTCTCCATCGTCTTCGCCCTGGTGCTGGTCGGTATCGGGGTCGATTTCGGCGTCCACATTGTTTTGCGCTATGTGGAGGAACGCAAGGAGGGCCACGATGTCGAATCATCCGTGCGTACGGCGCTGCTTCAGACCGGGCCAGGGGTGATTGTCGGCGCCGTCACATCTGTCTGCGCCTTTTATGCTGTCCTAGGGTCCGACTTCACGGGGCTTGCCGAACTGGGTCTGATCGGGGGAACCGGGATTCTGCACTGTCTGCTCGTCATGCTGACAGTGCTTCCCGCCCTGCTGCTGATGGCGGGACGCAAAAAACTGTTTCCGGAATCCGCCCCCCGCCTGTCGGCCCTGCCCTGGCTGGAGAAAGTTTCCGACCGGCCGGTTTTTCTGCTGGCCGTGCTGGCGGTAATCACCCTGGCTTTGGCGCCCGGTCTGACCAAAACCCGTTTCAGCTACAACCTGCTGGAGCTTCAGGCTGAGGGCCTGGAGTCGGTGGATTACGAAAAACGGCTGATCGAGGCTTCCGGAGAATCGACCTGGTTTGCGGTCTCGGTTGCCGATAGTCTCGAAAAGACTGCTGAACTGCGGCAGAGGTATCTGAGTCTGCCGACTGTCGGCGAGGTCGAAAGCCTGCTCGATCTGCTGCCGGATGACCAGTCACGAAAGCAGGAACTGTTTGCCGCGGCCGCGGATTCGATCCAGCCTCTTCCCGCCGAAATCGGGGAAATTCCTCCTCCCGGGGCCGATGCGCTGACCGGCTCCCTCAGGCGGCTGGAAACGGCTCTGGAAGATCTGGAAGAAAAGCTGTTTGCAGCCGGGGCAGGGGATGAACTGGCGGCTTTGGGGGATATCCTCGCCACGATCGACGAGATAGCCGAAAATCTGGCGGCCGAACCCGCTTCCGCAGCCCGGCTGGCTTCACTGCAGCAGAATACCCGCAGGGAAGTCGGAGAACTGCTCGATGACCTGCATTCATGGCTGTCCACCCCACCGGTTGAACCCGGGGATTTGCCGGCCTCGTTGAGGGACCTTTATATCGGCCGGAACGGCAGAATGCAGGTCAAGATAATCCCCAAGGAAAACGTGTGGGGGTTTGAAAATCTGAAAGAGTTCGTTCAGGATCTGCGCCGGGTCGATCCGGAGGTCAGCGGAGTGCCGATCAATGTGCTTGAATCGGCGCAGCTGATGCGGCGAACCTTCCTGTACGCGGCCGCAATGACCCTGGTGCTGGTCACGATCCTGCTTGCCGTCAACACGCGCTCCCTGCGGGAGGTTCTGCTGACTCTGCTTCCGCTGGGGGTAGGGCTGGTCTGGCTGCTGTCTCTGATGGGCTGGCTGGGACTGGAGTTCAATCTGGCCAATTTCTTCGGGATTCCGATCCTGATCGCCATCGGCGTCGATGGAGGAGTCCATTTTCTCGCTCGCTGGAAAGAACTCCCCGGGGGCAGGCTTTTTTCCACCAGCACCCCGATGGCCGTCAGTCTGAGCTTTGCCACCACGGCCATCGGCTTCGGCGGTCTGCTGCTGGCTCACCATCGAGGACTGGCGAGTCTCGGCGGAATCCTGGTGATCGGGTCCCTGAGCTGCATGCTCAGCTGTCTGCTGGTGCTGCCTGCGGTGCTCAAACTGAATCGGAGGGGCGATTCATAA
- a CDS encoding peptidylprolyl isomerase: MSESIKGGDIISVHYSGRFQDGVEFDSTREREPFKFIVGAGHVVKGFDEAVVGMKAGDKKTITLSPARAYGVRQKEYVIDLPKASMPHMMTITKGMQLKLPLEGGRAVPATVVEVFDNKIRLDANHPMAGKTLVFDIEIVETDLTPQQLFDRG, encoded by the coding sequence ATGTCCGAATCAATAAAAGGTGGCGATATCATCAGTGTGCACTATTCCGGCCGGTTCCAGGACGGGGTCGAGTTCGATTCCACCCGGGAACGCGAACCGTTTAAATTCATTGTTGGTGCCGGGCACGTGGTCAAGGGGTTTGATGAAGCCGTTGTGGGGATGAAAGCCGGGGACAAAAAAACTATCACCCTGTCACCGGCCCGGGCTTATGGCGTTCGTCAGAAGGAGTACGTCATCGACCTGCCGAAGGCAAGCATGCCCCATATGATGACCATTACCAAAGGAATGCAGCTCAAACTGCCTCTGGAAGGGGGAAGGGCCGTCCCTGCCACCGTCGTTGAGGTCTTCGATAACAAGATCCGCCTGGATGCCAATCATCCCATGGCCGGCAAGACACTTGTTTTCGACATCGAAATCGTCGAGACCGATTTGACTCCTCAACAGTTATTCGATAGAGGGTAG